The Chelonia mydas isolate rCheMyd1 chromosome 3, rCheMyd1.pri.v2, whole genome shotgun sequence genome includes a region encoding these proteins:
- the ACSS1 gene encoding acetyl-coenzyme A synthetase 2-like, mitochondrial isoform X3 → MYYRTFNRELLDMTCRLANTLKKYGIQKGDRVAIYMPATPLAVAAMLACARIGAVHTVVFAGFSAESLAGRIIDSGCKAVITYNQGVRGGRVVELKKTVDEAVKNCPSVKHVFVAQRTDNAVPMGNRDIPLEEEMAKEAPVCAPESMDSEDMLFMLYTSGSTGKPKGIVHTQAGYLLYAAVTHKHVFDYQQGDVFGCVADTGWITGHSYVVYGPLCNGGTSVLFESTPLYPDPGRYWETVQRLKINQFYGAPTAVRLLLKYGDTWVKKYDRSSLKTLGSVGEPINHEAWQWFYNVVGDSRCTLVDTWWQTETGGICIAPRPSEEGADIIPAMAMRPFFGIVPALMDENGRVIEGNDVSGALCIAQPWPGLARTIYGDDQRFIDTYFKKYPGYYFTGDGAYRSSEGYYQITGRMDDVINISGHRLGTAEIEDAMDEHPAVPETAVIGYPHEIKGEGAFAFIVLKEDTAHTERVKEELRSIVASKIAKYAVPDHVLVVKRLPKTRSGKIMRRVLKKIVADQSSDLGDITTLDDPNVIVEILDAYQKYKTEQSASS, encoded by the exons ggaactTCTGGACATGACCTGCCGTCTTGCCAACACACTGAAGAAATACGGAATACAAAAAGGGGACAGGGTTGCAATCTATATGCCTGCGACCCCACTGGCTGTGGCGGCCATGTTGGCTTGTGCCAGAATTGGTGCTGTTCATACAGTGGTCTTTGCTGGATTCAGTGCAGAATCTTTAGCTGGGAGGATCATTGATT CTGGCTGCAAAGCTGTCATTACCTACAACCAGGGAGTCAGGGGAGGACGAGTTGTAGAGCTGAAGAAGACTGTGGATGAAGCTGTAAAGAATTGTCCAAGTGTCAAGCATGTCTTTGTGGCTCAGAGAACAGACAACGCAGTACCCATGGGTAATCGTGACATTCCTCTTGAAGAA GAGATGGCCAAGGAAGCTCCTGTGTGTGCTCCTGAAAGCATGGACAGTGAAGACATGCTGTTCATGCTTTACACCTCCGGGAGCACAGGAAAACCCAAAGGGATTGTTCACACTCAAGCTGGGTATCTGCTTTATGCTGCTGTGACACACAAG CATGTGTTTGACTACCAGCAAGGTGATGTTTTTGGTTGTGTGGCTGATACTGGCTGGATCACAGGACACAGCTATGTTGTATATGGACCGCTCTGTAACGGAGGCACCTCTGTCCTGTTTGAAAGCACTCCCCTGTATCCTGACCCAG GTCGTTATTGGGAAACTGTACAGAGGTTAAAAATTAATCAGTTTTACGGTGCACCTACTGCTGTACGCCTGCTGCTGAAGTATGGAGATACGTGGGTGAAGAAGTATGACAGATCTTCCTTAAAAACCCTGGGATCAG TGGGAGAACCAATTAACCATGAAGCTTGGCAATGGTTCTACAATGTAGTGGGAGACAGCCGGTGCACCCTTGTTGACACTTGGTGGCAAACAG AAACAGGCGGCATCTGCATTGCTCCCCGGCCCTCGGAGGAAGGAGCTGACATCATTCCTGCTATGGCAATGAGACCATTCTTTGGGATTGTACCGGCACTGATGGATGAGAAC GGAAGAGTTATAGAAGGAAATGATGTCTCTGGTGCTCTGTGCATTGCACAGCCCTGGCCTGGGCTGGCGAGAACCATCTATGGAGATGATCAGAGATTTATAGATACTTATTTCAAAAAGTATCCAG GTTATTATTTCACAGGGGATGGTGCCTATAGATCCTCAGAGGGGTATTACCAAATAACAGGGCGGATGGATGATGTCATAAATATCAGCGGTCACAGGCTTGGAACTGCAGAGATTGAAGATGCTATG gatgaacATCCGGCTGTGCCTGAAACAGCTGTGATTGGTTACCCCCATGAGATCAAAGGAGAAG GTGCCTTTGCTTTCATAGTGTTAAAAGAAGACACAGCTCATACAGAACGTGTTAAAGAAGAACTCAGATCTATTGTTGCTTCCAAGATCGCAAAGTATGCTGTGCCTGATCATGTTCTG GTTGTGAAACGCCTTCCTAAAACGCGATCTGGGAAAATTATGAGAAGGGTACTGAAGAAAATAGTCGCTGACCAATCCAGTGATTTGGGAGATATCACCACGCTGGATGATCCAAACGTCATCGTAGAAATACTAGATGCCTACCAGAAATACAAAACCGAGCAGTCTGCATCTTCATAG
- the ACSS1 gene encoding acetyl-coenzyme A synthetase 2-like, mitochondrial isoform X4, translating into MTCRLANTLKKYGIQKGDRVAIYMPATPLAVAAMLACARIGAVHTVVFAGFSAESLAGRIIDSGCKAVITYNQGVRGGRVVELKKTVDEAVKNCPSVKHVFVAQRTDNAVPMGNRDIPLEEEMAKEAPVCAPESMDSEDMLFMLYTSGSTGKPKGIVHTQAGYLLYAAVTHKHVFDYQQGDVFGCVADTGWITGHSYVVYGPLCNGGTSVLFESTPLYPDPGRYWETVQRLKINQFYGAPTAVRLLLKYGDTWVKKYDRSSLKTLGSVGEPINHEAWQWFYNVVGDSRCTLVDTWWQTETGGICIAPRPSEEGADIIPAMAMRPFFGIVPALMDENGRVIEGNDVSGALCIAQPWPGLARTIYGDDQRFIDTYFKKYPGYYFTGDGAYRSSEGYYQITGRMDDVINISGHRLGTAEIEDAMDEHPAVPETAVIGYPHEIKGEGAFAFIVLKEDTAHTERVKEELRSIVASKIAKYAVPDHVLVVKRLPKTRSGKIMRRVLKKIVADQSSDLGDITTLDDPNVIVEILDAYQKYKTEQSASS; encoded by the exons ATGACCTGCCGTCTTGCCAACACACTGAAGAAATACGGAATACAAAAAGGGGACAGGGTTGCAATCTATATGCCTGCGACCCCACTGGCTGTGGCGGCCATGTTGGCTTGTGCCAGAATTGGTGCTGTTCATACAGTGGTCTTTGCTGGATTCAGTGCAGAATCTTTAGCTGGGAGGATCATTGATT CTGGCTGCAAAGCTGTCATTACCTACAACCAGGGAGTCAGGGGAGGACGAGTTGTAGAGCTGAAGAAGACTGTGGATGAAGCTGTAAAGAATTGTCCAAGTGTCAAGCATGTCTTTGTGGCTCAGAGAACAGACAACGCAGTACCCATGGGTAATCGTGACATTCCTCTTGAAGAA GAGATGGCCAAGGAAGCTCCTGTGTGTGCTCCTGAAAGCATGGACAGTGAAGACATGCTGTTCATGCTTTACACCTCCGGGAGCACAGGAAAACCCAAAGGGATTGTTCACACTCAAGCTGGGTATCTGCTTTATGCTGCTGTGACACACAAG CATGTGTTTGACTACCAGCAAGGTGATGTTTTTGGTTGTGTGGCTGATACTGGCTGGATCACAGGACACAGCTATGTTGTATATGGACCGCTCTGTAACGGAGGCACCTCTGTCCTGTTTGAAAGCACTCCCCTGTATCCTGACCCAG GTCGTTATTGGGAAACTGTACAGAGGTTAAAAATTAATCAGTTTTACGGTGCACCTACTGCTGTACGCCTGCTGCTGAAGTATGGAGATACGTGGGTGAAGAAGTATGACAGATCTTCCTTAAAAACCCTGGGATCAG TGGGAGAACCAATTAACCATGAAGCTTGGCAATGGTTCTACAATGTAGTGGGAGACAGCCGGTGCACCCTTGTTGACACTTGGTGGCAAACAG AAACAGGCGGCATCTGCATTGCTCCCCGGCCCTCGGAGGAAGGAGCTGACATCATTCCTGCTATGGCAATGAGACCATTCTTTGGGATTGTACCGGCACTGATGGATGAGAAC GGAAGAGTTATAGAAGGAAATGATGTCTCTGGTGCTCTGTGCATTGCACAGCCCTGGCCTGGGCTGGCGAGAACCATCTATGGAGATGATCAGAGATTTATAGATACTTATTTCAAAAAGTATCCAG GTTATTATTTCACAGGGGATGGTGCCTATAGATCCTCAGAGGGGTATTACCAAATAACAGGGCGGATGGATGATGTCATAAATATCAGCGGTCACAGGCTTGGAACTGCAGAGATTGAAGATGCTATG gatgaacATCCGGCTGTGCCTGAAACAGCTGTGATTGGTTACCCCCATGAGATCAAAGGAGAAG GTGCCTTTGCTTTCATAGTGTTAAAAGAAGACACAGCTCATACAGAACGTGTTAAAGAAGAACTCAGATCTATTGTTGCTTCCAAGATCGCAAAGTATGCTGTGCCTGATCATGTTCTG GTTGTGAAACGCCTTCCTAAAACGCGATCTGGGAAAATTATGAGAAGGGTACTGAAGAAAATAGTCGCTGACCAATCCAGTGATTTGGGAGATATCACCACGCTGGATGATCCAAACGTCATCGTAGAAATACTAGATGCCTACCAGAAATACAAAACCGAGCAGTCTGCATCTTCATAG
- the ACSS1 gene encoding acetyl-coenzyme A synthetase 2-like, mitochondrial isoform X2 yields MQTIQDSAVNCLDQHVHRSPDRVALIWEKDEPGTEVRITYRELLDMTCRLANTLKKYGIQKGDRVAIYMPATPLAVAAMLACARIGAVHTVVFAGFSAESLAGRIIDSGCKAVITYNQGVRGGRVVELKKTVDEAVKNCPSVKHVFVAQRTDNAVPMGNRDIPLEEEMAKEAPVCAPESMDSEDMLFMLYTSGSTGKPKGIVHTQAGYLLYAAVTHKHVFDYQQGDVFGCVADTGWITGHSYVVYGPLCNGGTSVLFESTPLYPDPGRYWETVQRLKINQFYGAPTAVRLLLKYGDTWVKKYDRSSLKTLGSVGEPINHEAWQWFYNVVGDSRCTLVDTWWQTETGGICIAPRPSEEGADIIPAMAMRPFFGIVPALMDENGRVIEGNDVSGALCIAQPWPGLARTIYGDDQRFIDTYFKKYPGYYFTGDGAYRSSEGYYQITGRMDDVINISGHRLGTAEIEDAMDEHPAVPETAVIGYPHEIKGEGAFAFIVLKEDTAHTERVKEELRSIVASKIAKYAVPDHVLVVKRLPKTRSGKIMRRVLKKIVADQSSDLGDITTLDDPNVIVEILDAYQKYKTEQSASS; encoded by the exons ggaactTCTGGACATGACCTGCCGTCTTGCCAACACACTGAAGAAATACGGAATACAAAAAGGGGACAGGGTTGCAATCTATATGCCTGCGACCCCACTGGCTGTGGCGGCCATGTTGGCTTGTGCCAGAATTGGTGCTGTTCATACAGTGGTCTTTGCTGGATTCAGTGCAGAATCTTTAGCTGGGAGGATCATTGATT CTGGCTGCAAAGCTGTCATTACCTACAACCAGGGAGTCAGGGGAGGACGAGTTGTAGAGCTGAAGAAGACTGTGGATGAAGCTGTAAAGAATTGTCCAAGTGTCAAGCATGTCTTTGTGGCTCAGAGAACAGACAACGCAGTACCCATGGGTAATCGTGACATTCCTCTTGAAGAA GAGATGGCCAAGGAAGCTCCTGTGTGTGCTCCTGAAAGCATGGACAGTGAAGACATGCTGTTCATGCTTTACACCTCCGGGAGCACAGGAAAACCCAAAGGGATTGTTCACACTCAAGCTGGGTATCTGCTTTATGCTGCTGTGACACACAAG CATGTGTTTGACTACCAGCAAGGTGATGTTTTTGGTTGTGTGGCTGATACTGGCTGGATCACAGGACACAGCTATGTTGTATATGGACCGCTCTGTAACGGAGGCACCTCTGTCCTGTTTGAAAGCACTCCCCTGTATCCTGACCCAG GTCGTTATTGGGAAACTGTACAGAGGTTAAAAATTAATCAGTTTTACGGTGCACCTACTGCTGTACGCCTGCTGCTGAAGTATGGAGATACGTGGGTGAAGAAGTATGACAGATCTTCCTTAAAAACCCTGGGATCAG TGGGAGAACCAATTAACCATGAAGCTTGGCAATGGTTCTACAATGTAGTGGGAGACAGCCGGTGCACCCTTGTTGACACTTGGTGGCAAACAG AAACAGGCGGCATCTGCATTGCTCCCCGGCCCTCGGAGGAAGGAGCTGACATCATTCCTGCTATGGCAATGAGACCATTCTTTGGGATTGTACCGGCACTGATGGATGAGAAC GGAAGAGTTATAGAAGGAAATGATGTCTCTGGTGCTCTGTGCATTGCACAGCCCTGGCCTGGGCTGGCGAGAACCATCTATGGAGATGATCAGAGATTTATAGATACTTATTTCAAAAAGTATCCAG GTTATTATTTCACAGGGGATGGTGCCTATAGATCCTCAGAGGGGTATTACCAAATAACAGGGCGGATGGATGATGTCATAAATATCAGCGGTCACAGGCTTGGAACTGCAGAGATTGAAGATGCTATG gatgaacATCCGGCTGTGCCTGAAACAGCTGTGATTGGTTACCCCCATGAGATCAAAGGAGAAG GTGCCTTTGCTTTCATAGTGTTAAAAGAAGACACAGCTCATACAGAACGTGTTAAAGAAGAACTCAGATCTATTGTTGCTTCCAAGATCGCAAAGTATGCTGTGCCTGATCATGTTCTG GTTGTGAAACGCCTTCCTAAAACGCGATCTGGGAAAATTATGAGAAGGGTACTGAAGAAAATAGTCGCTGACCAATCCAGTGATTTGGGAGATATCACCACGCTGGATGATCCAAACGTCATCGTAGAAATACTAGATGCCTACCAGAAATACAAAACCGAGCAGTCTGCATCTTCATAG